Proteins co-encoded in one Deltaproteobacteria bacterium genomic window:
- a CDS encoding type II toxin-antitoxin system MqsA family antitoxin, whose amino-acid sequence MNSAKRKATVGKARATESCYFCRRGVLERRRVTVDFRWGDELTVIENVPATVCNECGEQYYAANVVRQMERFAKARRCERELRVPVATMR is encoded by the coding sequence ATGAATTCCGCGAAGCGTAAGGCGACGGTAGGCAAAGCGAGGGCCACGGAGAGCTGTTACTTCTGCAGACGAGGCGTCCTGGAGCGACGGCGTGTCACGGTTGACTTCCGTTGGGGTGATGAGCTGACGGTAATCGAGAACGTCCCGGCCACGGTTTGCAACGAATGTGGCGAGCAGTACTACGCGGCGAACGTAGTCCGGCAGATGGAGCGGTTCGCCAAAGCGAGGCGTTGCGAACGTGAGCTACGGGTACCGGTCGCAACGATGCGATAG
- a CDS encoding HEPN domain-containing protein, producing the protein MDRSADFLADSDDFLGAAGELLQHSRWSKACFCAQQAAELAVKAALNRLGMDRRGHDVVSLMVELQQQVAAVGVLLDKAKILDQYYIPTRYGDVFGGGSATSHYTQAQAEQAIAFARDIYEEMKGIVQAGPQEAE; encoded by the coding sequence ATGGATCGATCTGCCGACTTTCTCGCTGACAGCGACGATTTTCTGGGGGCGGCCGGCGAGCTCTTGCAGCACAGTCGGTGGTCGAAGGCCTGCTTCTGTGCCCAGCAAGCGGCTGAACTGGCGGTCAAGGCGGCGCTGAATCGTTTGGGTATGGATCGGCGCGGGCACGATGTCGTCTCGCTCATGGTCGAGCTACAACAGCAGGTGGCGGCTGTGGGTGTGCTGCTCGACAAGGCCAAGATCCTTGATCAGTACTACATTCCGACCCGCTACGGGGACGTGTTCGGCGGCGGCTCGGCGACCAGTCACTACACACAGGCGCAGGCCGAGCAGGCCATCGCCTTCGCTCGCGACATTTACGAGGAGATGAAGGGCATTGTTCAAGCGGGGCCTCAAGAAGCGGAGTGA
- a CDS encoding nucleotidyltransferase domain-containing protein, translating to MFKRGLKKRSDDAVARFVAQLGDEVRLRCVLVFGSYARGNFTEGSDIDVCVVADGLPADIFARRHLRGRTVIAGMSAMGFTPAEFLELLQAGNFLLLDIMADGVVVFDDGFYQQAREEYAVVVQRRGLVREEKGWRFRVEQPAGAK from the coding sequence TTGTTCAAGCGGGGCCTCAAGAAGCGGAGTGACGACGCGGTCGCGCGCTTCGTGGCACAGCTCGGCGACGAGGTGCGCCTGCGGTGTGTGTTGGTGTTCGGCTCGTACGCCCGCGGGAATTTCACCGAGGGGAGTGACATCGACGTGTGCGTGGTAGCAGACGGGCTGCCGGCCGACATCTTCGCGCGCCGACACCTGCGAGGGCGCACGGTGATTGCGGGCATGTCGGCCATGGGCTTCACGCCGGCGGAGTTCCTGGAGCTGCTGCAAGCGGGGAACTTCTTGCTCTTGGACATCATGGCCGACGGCGTGGTGGTGTTCGACGACGGGTTCTACCAGCAAGCCCGCGAGGAGTACGCGGTCGTCGTCCAGCGCCGCGGGCTGGTGCGCGAAGAGAAGGGGTGGCGGTTTCGCGTAGAGCAGCCGGCCGGTGCGAAGTGA